A single Methanocaldococcus bathoardescens DNA region contains:
- a CDS encoding HypC/HybG/HupF family hydrogenase formation chaperone, translating to MCLAIPCKVVEIIEEDGEKYAIAEYKGVKQKAKLTLLDKEVKIGDYILIHTGYALEVLSEEDAKLSLEAWEELFKALEEMEQ from the coding sequence ATGTGTTTGGCAATTCCTTGTAAAGTTGTTGAGATTATAGAGGAAGATGGAGAAAAATATGCCATAGCTGAATATAAAGGAGTTAAGCAAAAGGCAAAATTAACACTTTTAGATAAAGAGGTTAAAATAGGAGATTATATATTAATCCACACTGGCTATGCTTTAGAAGTTTTAAGTGAAGAAGATGCTAAATTAAGTTTAGAAGCATGGGAAGAGTTGTTTAAAGCATTAGAAGAAATGGAACAATAA
- a CDS encoding YqaA family protein: MINLELFKEFLLNLIKDYGYFGIFLVGFSEPIFQPFPTEIFIVAGILLGLDWKLVWIVSTVACNFGAVITYFLAKKYGEKLMLKLFDEEKIRKGTLYLKKWGILGVIVVSFTPIPFEVICWICGSFEMPFERYMIAVFLSRLIKHGIVILPFILKDHIHF; this comes from the coding sequence TATGGGTATTTTGGGATATTTTTGGTAGGATTTTCTGAGCCAATATTTCAACCATTTCCCACTGAAATATTTATTGTAGCAGGTATTTTATTAGGATTGGATTGGAAGTTAGTTTGGATTGTTTCAACAGTTGCATGCAATTTTGGGGCAGTAATTACCTATTTTCTCGCAAAAAAGTATGGGGAAAAGTTAATGTTAAAATTATTTGATGAAGAAAAAATAAGAAAAGGAACTCTTTATTTAAAAAAATGGGGAATTCTTGGCGTTATAGTTGTAAGCTTTACACCAATTCCTTTTGAGGTCATATGTTGGATTTGTGGTAGTTTTGAAATGCCATTTGAGAGATACATGATTGCGGTGTTTTTAAGTAGGTTAATTAAACATGGAATAGTTATTCTACCATTTATTTTAAAAGACCACATCCATTTTTGA
- a CDS encoding 4Fe-4S dicluster domain-containing protein, whose product MAVTIDYNLCKGAECAECANNCPMEVFEIEGDKVVVARPEDCTYCGVCEDVCPTGAVKVEPE is encoded by the coding sequence ATGGCTGTAACAATAGATTACAATTTATGTAAAGGAGCTGAATGTGCAGAATGTGCAAATAACTGCCCAATGGAAGTTTTTGAAATTGAAGGAGATAAAGTAGTTGTTGCAAGACCTGAAGATTGCACTTATTGTGGAGTTTGTGAAGATGTTTGCCCAACAGGAGCTGTAAAAGTTGAACCAGAATAA